One Brassica napus cultivar Da-Ae chromosome C2, Da-Ae, whole genome shotgun sequence DNA window includes the following coding sequences:
- the LOC106416348 gene encoding transcription factor MYB46 — MMRKPEVANVVTHQVKKMKKGLWSPEEDSKLMQYMITNGQGCWSDVAKNAGLQRCGKSCRLRWINYLRPDLKRGAFSPQEEELIIRFHSILGNRWSQIAARLPGRTDNEIKNFWNSTIKKRLKKMSDTSNLVNNSSSSPNASDSSSNSTTSLEFKDIIGSFMSFQEQGFVNPSLTNMPTNNNPFPAPQLLSHPYNDDFTPYIDSFCGVNTGVQGELYFPPLECEGDRYKADITNHLDDDMNTNGAGNVPEGVRMEEYWDLDQLMNTEAPSFYFNFKQSI, encoded by the exons atgatgagAAAACCAGAGGTAGCAAATGTAGTCACTCATCAagtaaagaagatgaagaaggggCTTTGGTCTCCAGAGGAAGACTCAAAGCTGATGCAATATATGATAACCAATGGGCAAGGATGTTGGAGCGATGTAGCCAAAAACGCAGGCCTTCAACGATGTGGCAAAAGCTGCCGTCTTCGTTGGATCAACTATCTTCGTCCTGACCTCAAGCGTGGCGCTTTCTCTCCTCAGGAAGAGGAACTCATCATTCGTTTTCATTCCATTCTCGGCAACAG GTGGTCTCAGATTGCAGCACGGTTGCCTGGTCGGACTGACAACGAGATCAAGAATTTTTGGAACTCAACAATAAAGAAAAGACTAAAGAAAATGTCCGATACATCCAACCTCGTCAACAACTCATCCAGTTCACCCAACGCAAGTGACTCGTCTTCTAATTCCACCACTTCTTTGGAGTTTAAAGACATTATAGGAAGCTTCATGTCCTTTCAAGAACAAGGATTCGTCAACCCCTCTTTGACCAACATGCCAACCAACAACAATCCATTCCCAGCGCCACAGCTGCTCAGCCACCCGTATAATGACGATTTTACCCCTTATATAGATAGTTTCTGCGGAGTAAACACAGGAGTACAAGGGGAACTCTACTTTCCACCTTTGGAATGTGAAGGTGACCGGTACAAGGCAGATATTACCAACCACTTAGATGACGACATGAACACTAATGGGGCTGGAAACGTACCTGAGGGTGTGAGAATGGAAGAATATTGGGACCTTGACCAGTTGATGAACACTGAGGCGCCTTCGTTTTACTTCAACTTCAAGCAAAGCATATGA
- the LOC125581434 gene encoding uncharacterized protein LOC125581434, which yields MANIEKLQFPALKVTGENYVRWVTNVKPYLVIKKITEAIKVGNKSPPEHIAEAIIFLKKHLDENLTHDYGDVEDPAVLWQALKDRFDNQKEINLPHALEEWKTLRFQDFQRVRDYNSTILRIVAQLKYCGNPVTEAEMLDKTYNTFHKEHNVLSRIYRKCGYTKFSELMVTLMLAEKNDELLIKNHNSRPTGAKAFPEVNATAVEYSGRRNQTNRGRGRRFNNKRGKPYYPKSIRSNKWVRSEQPPKGKETEEDTTKKSETVCYRCGCKGHWSRTCRTPPHLCKLYQESIKGKAKEVNLTENVEGTSYLESSDFANELD from the coding sequence atggcaaacatcgagaaactccagttcccggctctgaaagtaaccggcgaaaactatgtcagatgggtcacaaatgtgaaaccctatcttgtaataaaaaagataaccgaagcgataaaagtcggtaacaaatcgccacccgagcatatagccgaagcgataatcttcctgaagaagcacttagatgagaatctaactcacgactatggagacgttgaggacccagccgtactatggcaagccttgaaagacagattcgataatcaaaaggaaatcaatctccctcacgctcttgaagagtggaaaaccctcaggtttcaggatttccaaagggttagagattacaattccactatcttaaggatagttgcacaattaaaatattgtggtaaccctgtcaccgaagcagaaatgcttgacaagacatacaatactttccacaaagaacacaacgtcttatcccgaatttacagaaaatgtgggtacaccaaattttctgaattgatggtaacactcatgttggctgaaaagaacgatgagttactaatcaaaaaccataattcccgacctacgggagccaaggcatttcccgaagtgaatgctacggcggtagaatattcgggaaggagaaaccagaccaaccgaggtcgtggtcggcgtttcaacaacaaacgtggaaagccttactatcctaaaagtattagatctaacaaatgggttagatctgaacaacctcctaaaggaaaagaaaccgaagaggataccacaaagaaaagtgagactgtatgttacagatgtggatgtaaaggacattggtcccgtacctgtcgtactcccccacatttgtgcaagttatatcaagagtccataaaaggaaaggctaaagaggtgaacctcacggaaaatgttgaagggacctcataccttgaatcctccgacttcgctaatgagctggactag